The following coding sequences lie in one Halorussus halophilus genomic window:
- the hemG gene encoding menaquinone-dependent protoporphyrinogen IX dehydrogenase yields the protein MARVLLLYGTTEGQTATIAERIADVLADNGHEPTLVHTKHLPDGFSLGDYDAAVIGASIHAGTHQKYVREFVKAHAAELNEMPSAFYSVSLTAATGTQEAWDTAREMLEDFLAETGWEPDATAVVPGALKYSEYGVLKRFMMKRIAGEAGGDTDTSRDYEYTDWNEVAEFAKEFGESLNTE from the coding sequence ATGGCGCGCGTCCTGCTCCTCTACGGAACGACCGAGGGCCAGACTGCGACCATCGCCGAGCGAATCGCAGACGTACTGGCTGACAACGGCCACGAACCGACGCTCGTCCACACGAAGCACTTGCCCGACGGCTTCTCGTTGGGCGACTACGACGCCGCGGTCATCGGGGCGTCGATTCACGCCGGAACGCACCAGAAGTACGTGCGGGAGTTCGTCAAGGCTCACGCCGCGGAACTGAACGAGATGCCTTCGGCGTTCTACTCGGTGAGTCTGACTGCAGCGACAGGGACTCAAGAAGCGTGGGACACCGCACGGGAGATGTTGGAGGACTTCCTCGCCGAGACAGGTTGGGAACCGGACGCGACGGCGGTCGTACCGGGCGCGCTCAAGTACAGCGAGTACGGCGTCCTCAAGCGCTTCATGATGAAACGAATCGCCGGAGAGGCCGGTGGGGATACGGATACGTCCCGGGACTACGAGTACACCGACTGGAACGAGGTGGCGGAGTTTGCGAAGGAGTTTGGAGAGTCTTTGAATACGGAGTGA
- a CDS encoding SDR family NAD(P)-dependent oxidoreductase has translation MNRFQDSTVLVTGSTRGIGEGVAKRFAREGAAVVVTGRTAEDGEQTAEEIRESGGEATFVKADMRDPDDVAALVDATAEEYDGLDVLVNNAGVETNTSVTDATMDDWNLVLETDFRAYWLAAKRAVSHMDEGAIVNVSSNHAKLTMPEMFPYNAVKAGIDGMTRAMALDLGPEIRVNTVNPGWVAIDRTEADLSESKRRELESIHPVGRLGEPADVAGAVAFLASDDAGYVTGTNLLVDGGRTAVMQDDTLPDYSER, from the coding sequence ATGAACAGATTCCAAGACTCCACAGTCTTAGTCACCGGTTCGACCAGAGGCATCGGCGAGGGCGTCGCCAAGCGGTTCGCGCGCGAGGGTGCGGCCGTCGTGGTCACAGGACGCACGGCCGAAGACGGCGAACAGACAGCCGAGGAAATCCGCGAGTCGGGCGGCGAAGCGACGTTCGTGAAGGCAGACATGCGCGACCCGGACGACGTCGCTGCGCTCGTGGACGCGACTGCCGAGGAGTACGACGGTCTCGACGTGCTCGTCAACAACGCGGGCGTAGAGACGAACACCTCAGTCACGGACGCGACGATGGACGACTGGAACCTCGTCCTCGAAACCGACTTCCGAGCGTACTGGCTCGCCGCCAAGCGCGCCGTCTCGCACATGGACGAGGGAGCCATCGTCAACGTCTCTTCGAATCACGCCAAACTGACGATGCCGGAGATGTTCCCGTACAACGCCGTGAAGGCCGGAATCGATGGGATGACGCGCGCGATGGCGCTCGATTTAGGTCCGGAGATTCGCGTCAACACTGTTAACCCCGGCTGGGTCGCCATCGACCGCACCGAAGCGGACCTCTCGGAGTCGAAACGCCGAGAACTCGAATCGATCCATCCGGTCGGCCGCCTCGGCGAACCGGCAGACGTCGCAGGTGCAGTGGCGTTCCTGGCCAGCGACGACGCGGGCTACGTGACCGGAACGAACCTGTTGGTAGACGGCGGTCGTACTGCCGTCATGCAGGACGACACCTTGCCGGACTACAGTGAACGGTGA
- a CDS encoding HalOD1 output domain-containing protein, translating into MTDNETTTLERAESFDRNGRAAYRVEDDEHQSLATTLVTAISELVECDPVDEAYTLYDSVDPEALEKLFSDKHDGTPRTGGFVVFEVEGCRVEVWAQGDHLVYEPAESSELVGKPEASSTT; encoded by the coding sequence ATGACAGACAACGAAACAACCACGCTCGAACGGGCGGAGTCGTTCGACAGAAACGGACGCGCCGCCTACCGAGTCGAAGACGACGAGCACCAAAGTCTGGCGACGACGCTCGTCACGGCAATTTCAGAACTCGTCGAGTGCGACCCGGTGGACGAAGCCTACACGCTCTACGACTCCGTAGACCCCGAGGCCTTGGAAAAGCTGTTCTCCGATAAACACGACGGGACGCCTCGAACGGGCGGCTTCGTCGTCTTCGAAGTCGAAGGCTGTCGCGTCGAAGTGTGGGCGCAGGGCGACCACCTCGTCTACGAACCGGCCGAGTCGTCGGAGTTGGTTGGGAAACCGGAAGCGTCGTCCACGACTTAG
- a CDS encoding S9 family peptidase gives MDAFEAEEFYDLSLVTDVAVSPSGDRVAFVADEFDRETDDRLSSLFVVPTDGSSDPHRLSRASEASAPTWSPDGAKLAFSATRERDRELAVNRESEDTEDDPADEEEPKPQIWSFDLERGGDARQLTDFEEGARGFDWGPNSERLVVAARDPTDDQREYLDSRRDDGPIVTERLQHKFDGQGWLDDVRTYLFVVDCETRDTERLDDAYVDGGAWEPAVGMAPAWSPEGDRIAFLSNRTERPDDNYVMDVYTVAPDGSDLRKVTDSDLTAAHLRWHPSGERLAFVGKDPDNWYAPEEVYVTAGGESTGYESWSGDLDRPVANAQWGDIAWACGDYEGESGDDNIVGAIGDEGLTRLARFRSSESPKRIFDAQGRDRTIEGFDMRGGTAAVVFSDPKAGKDVFAVDSKFGDSTQLTELNSETLAEKELPQTRRVTFESGDAEIEAVAYLPATFSPDEDDPLPLVASIHGGPVSYDAPTFDFEYSYFTGQGYAVLRVNYRGSSSYGQQFSECIRGEWGSHEPADVLAGVEELVERGWADPERLYATGFSYGGITTGYLVTQTDRFAAAAAEHGVYDFRSAFGTDDSHVWWENDYGVPWENPEAYDESSSITDLGDLSTPLLVTAGGEDWRCPPSQSEQLYVGAKKQDVPARLVVYPAEHHNIGDPDRAVHRLEQIAEWFETY, from the coding sequence ATGGACGCTTTCGAGGCCGAGGAGTTCTACGACCTCTCGCTGGTCACGGATGTCGCCGTCTCCCCGAGCGGCGACCGAGTCGCGTTCGTCGCCGACGAGTTCGACCGCGAGACAGACGACCGTCTCAGTTCGCTGTTCGTCGTGCCGACTGACGGGTCCAGCGACCCCCATCGCCTCTCTCGTGCTTCGGAGGCGAGCGCGCCGACGTGGTCGCCCGACGGCGCGAAACTCGCCTTCAGCGCGACTCGGGAGCGAGACCGCGAACTCGCCGTGAATCGGGAGAGTGAGGACACCGAGGACGACCCCGCCGACGAGGAGGAACCGAAGCCCCAAATCTGGTCGTTCGACCTCGAACGCGGCGGTGACGCGCGCCAACTCACCGACTTCGAGGAGGGCGCACGAGGATTCGACTGGGGACCGAACAGCGAGCGCCTCGTCGTCGCGGCCCGCGACCCGACCGACGACCAGCGCGAGTATCTCGACTCACGGCGCGACGACGGCCCGATAGTCACCGAGCGCCTCCAGCACAAGTTCGACGGACAGGGGTGGCTCGACGACGTGCGAACCTACCTCTTCGTCGTGGACTGCGAGACGCGCGACACCGAGCGACTGGACGACGCCTACGTCGATGGCGGCGCGTGGGAACCAGCGGTCGGAATGGCACCTGCGTGGTCGCCCGAGGGTGACAGAATCGCCTTCCTCTCGAACCGCACCGAGCGCCCGGACGACAACTACGTGATGGACGTGTACACCGTAGCGCCGGACGGCTCTGACTTGCGGAAAGTCACGGACTCGGACCTGACTGCCGCGCACCTGCGTTGGCATCCCTCTGGAGAACGACTCGCGTTCGTCGGCAAGGACCCCGACAACTGGTACGCCCCGGAGGAGGTGTACGTCACAGCAGGCGGCGAATCCACCGGATACGAGTCGTGGTCCGGTGACCTCGACCGCCCGGTGGCGAACGCCCAGTGGGGCGACATCGCGTGGGCCTGCGGCGACTACGAGGGCGAGAGTGGCGACGACAACATCGTCGGCGCAATCGGCGACGAGGGACTGACGCGACTTGCGCGGTTTCGCTCCTCCGAAAGCCCCAAGAGAATCTTCGACGCGCAGGGACGCGACAGAACTATCGAAGGGTTCGACATGCGGGGTGGCACCGCGGCAGTCGTCTTCTCGGACCCGAAGGCGGGCAAGGACGTGTTCGCAGTCGATTCCAAATTCGGTGACTCCACGCAACTCACCGAACTGAACTCGGAGACGCTCGCAGAGAAGGAGTTGCCCCAGACGCGTCGGGTCACCTTCGAATCCGGCGACGCGGAAATCGAGGCTGTCGCATACCTCCCGGCTACTTTTTCCCCCGACGAAGACGACCCCCTGCCGCTCGTCGCGTCGATACACGGCGGCCCTGTCTCCTACGACGCGCCGACGTTCGACTTCGAGTACTCCTACTTCACCGGACAGGGGTACGCCGTCCTGCGGGTGAACTATCGCGGGAGTTCCTCGTACGGCCAGCAGTTCAGCGAGTGTATTCGCGGCGAGTGGGGGAGCCACGAACCAGCCGATGTGCTCGCGGGCGTCGAGGAACTGGTCGAGCGCGGGTGGGCCGACCCCGAGCGACTGTACGCGACTGGCTTCTCGTACGGCGGTATCACGACTGGCTACCTCGTCACCCAGACCGACCGCTTTGCCGCGGCGGCGGCCGAACACGGCGTCTACGACTTCCGGTCGGCGTTCGGCACGGACGACAGCCACGTCTGGTGGGAGAACGACTACGGCGTCCCGTGGGAGAACCCCGAAGCGTACGACGAGTCGTCTAGCATCACCGACCTTGGGGACCTCTCGACGCCACTGCTCGTCACTGCCGGGGGCGAAGACTGGCGCTGTCCGCCCTCTCAGAGCGAGCAACTGTACGTCGGCGCGAAGAAACAGGACGTGCCCGCGAGACTCGTCGTCTACCCGGCCGAACATCACAATATCGGCGACCCCGACAGGGCGGTCCACCGACTCGAACAGATAGCGGAGTGGTTCGAGACGTATTGA
- a CDS encoding TrmB family transcriptional regulator, producing METEELQAALESAGLSQYQSDAYVAVLELGKASAVEIADACSVPQARIYDVLRDLETDGYIETYEQDSLHARANDPGDVLANIRGQAATLAAAAEEIEERWERPPVDDHMVSIVNRFETVLDRARTLVAEAENEVQIALSPAEFEELRPALAAAHDNDAVVKVSIHAADESDLPDDDALSGTVTQMRHRTLPSPFLALVDRTQACFAPQAHSVNQYGVLVDDYSLTYVFHWFFLTSLWEVWDVIVSERSEDPPILYTNIRQCVRDIEPLLADGATIEVSVRGYETGTGVRQNVSGTITEATYAGVSTASGEHIPLAQLAGQVSLHLADGDEDWTIGGWGAFVEDVEATRITVESIQYE from the coding sequence ATGGAGACCGAGGAACTCCAAGCGGCGCTGGAATCCGCTGGACTCTCGCAGTATCAGTCCGACGCCTACGTCGCAGTGCTGGAGTTGGGGAAGGCTTCTGCCGTCGAAATCGCGGACGCCTGCTCGGTCCCACAAGCGCGCATCTACGACGTTCTCCGCGACTTGGAGACGGACGGATACATCGAGACGTACGAACAGGACAGCCTCCACGCCCGCGCCAACGACCCCGGAGACGTGCTGGCGAACATCCGTGGACAGGCCGCGACGCTCGCCGCGGCGGCCGAAGAGATAGAGGAACGCTGGGAGCGCCCGCCGGTGGACGACCACATGGTGAGCATCGTCAACCGATTCGAGACGGTACTGGACAGGGCGCGCACACTCGTCGCCGAAGCCGAAAACGAGGTGCAAATCGCGCTCTCGCCCGCCGAGTTCGAAGAGTTGCGTCCCGCGCTCGCCGCTGCGCACGACAACGACGCCGTCGTGAAAGTCTCGATTCACGCGGCCGACGAGTCAGACCTTCCCGACGACGACGCGCTGTCGGGGACTGTGACACAGATGCGCCACCGGACACTTCCCTCGCCATTTCTCGCGCTGGTAGACCGCACGCAGGCGTGTTTCGCTCCGCAAGCCCATTCGGTGAACCAGTACGGCGTGCTGGTAGACGACTACAGTTTGACGTACGTCTTCCACTGGTTCTTCCTCACGTCGCTGTGGGAGGTGTGGGACGTAATCGTCTCCGAACGGTCCGAAGACCCGCCGATTCTGTACACCAACATCCGTCAGTGTGTGCGGGACATCGAACCGCTGCTCGCCGACGGCGCGACCATCGAAGTCAGCGTCCGCGGATACGAGACGGGAACCGGCGTGCGACAGAACGTCTCGGGAACGATTACGGAAGCGACCTACGCGGGCGTCTCGACCGCGAGCGGCGAACACATCCCGCTCGCGCAACTCGCGGGACAGGTATCGCTGCACCTCGCTGACGGGGACGAGGACTGGACTATCGGCGGGTGGGGCGCGTTCGTCGAGGACGTCGAGGCGACCAGAATCACCGTCGAGTCGATCCAGTACGAGTAA
- the trxA gene encoding thioredoxin — protein sequence MNDADDLESIREQKREQLQEQVETEGEEATDESFDEPVSVTDEAQFAELTDDHDVVLVDFYADWCGPCKMLEPTVESVAANTDAVVAKVDVDVHQGLANQHGVRGVPSLVLYADGEQVEQLVGVQDESTLTRLIERYA from the coding sequence ATGAACGACGCAGACGACCTCGAATCGATACGCGAACAGAAGCGCGAGCAGTTGCAAGAGCAAGTCGAAACCGAGGGCGAAGAAGCGACCGACGAGTCGTTCGACGAACCAGTTTCCGTGACGGACGAAGCCCAGTTCGCCGAACTGACTGACGACCACGACGTCGTCCTCGTGGACTTCTACGCCGACTGGTGTGGACCCTGCAAGATGCTCGAACCGACCGTCGAGTCCGTTGCGGCGAATACAGACGCGGTTGTGGCGAAAGTAGACGTAGACGTTCACCAAGGGCTGGCGAACCAACACGGCGTTCGCGGTGTCCCGTCGCTCGTCCTCTACGCCGACGGCGAGCAAGTCGAGCAACTCGTCGGGGTGCAGGACGAATCGACGCTGACGAGACTCATCGAACGGTACGCCTAA
- a CDS encoding class I SAM-dependent methyltransferase, with protein MGFHTFDPGRADKLEDESRYRYCSREELVAALGPDEADTVADLGSGTGFYTDDVAPFVAEVRAVDVQSEMHDLYREKGVPTNVELVTANVEDLPFGDSALDGAFSTMTFHEFAGNGDALGEVARVLADGARFVVADWTASGDGESGPPTDERYDRDRAVEMLEDAGFEILRADERPETMLVVARR; from the coding sequence ATGGGCTTTCACACGTTCGACCCCGGCAGAGCCGATAAACTCGAAGACGAATCGCGGTACCGCTACTGCTCGCGCGAAGAGTTGGTCGCGGCACTCGGACCCGACGAAGCGGACACCGTCGCGGACCTCGGGAGCGGAACCGGGTTCTACACCGACGACGTGGCTCCGTTCGTCGCGGAGGTGCGCGCCGTGGACGTACAGTCGGAGATGCACGACCTCTATCGAGAGAAAGGCGTCCCGACGAACGTCGAACTCGTCACCGCGAACGTCGAGGACCTGCCGTTCGGCGATTCGGCACTCGACGGCGCGTTCTCGACGATGACCTTCCACGAGTTCGCGGGCAACGGCGACGCACTCGGAGAGGTCGCGCGCGTCCTCGCCGACGGCGCTCGGTTCGTGGTCGCCGACTGGACCGCGAGCGGCGACGGCGAGAGCGGCCCGCCGACCGACGAACGCTACGACCGCGACCGAGCGGTCGAGATGCTCGAAGACGCCGGCTTCGAGATACTGCGCGCCGACGAGCGACCCGAGACCATGCTCGTCGTCGCTCGCCGGTAA
- a CDS encoding alpha/beta fold hydrolase yields the protein MPTVQTDDIETYYERRGSGPPIVFVHGMAMSTTMWGPQMDALSDAYTTIAYDVRGHGRTGGSDVNPYSIDLFAADLDALLDALGLDRVLVCGLSMGGAVAQAFAASHPERVAGLVLADTFATGPQPLTGRLAMANLRFLARLDRLINYETLNRWQLWVGNRLFPGIAGDQVTVQRLMENAPTIPHEEFVKIADATARFPKSEVELSAVTAPTLVLHGEHVPSAVADSAERLADQLSNAEVTVRVVPGGGHASNLDNPEFFTTALRELLARSELVQ from the coding sequence ATGCCCACTGTCCAGACGGACGACATCGAGACGTACTACGAGCGACGTGGCAGTGGCCCACCAATCGTGTTCGTCCACGGGATGGCCATGAGTACCACGATGTGGGGGCCTCAGATGGACGCCCTCAGCGATGCGTACACGACCATCGCCTACGACGTTCGCGGCCACGGGCGTACCGGCGGGTCCGACGTGAATCCGTACTCTATCGACCTGTTTGCGGCGGACTTAGACGCACTGCTGGACGCGCTCGGCCTCGACCGGGTGTTGGTCTGTGGCCTCTCGATGGGCGGTGCTGTCGCCCAGGCATTCGCCGCTTCTCACCCCGAAAGAGTTGCCGGACTCGTGCTCGCCGATACGTTCGCTACAGGTCCCCAGCCCTTGACCGGCCGACTCGCCATGGCGAACCTCAGATTCCTCGCTCGACTGGACCGTCTCATCAACTACGAGACACTGAATCGGTGGCAACTCTGGGTCGGCAATCGCCTCTTTCCCGGAATCGCTGGCGACCAAGTGACCGTCCAACGACTGATGGAGAACGCGCCGACGATTCCCCACGAGGAGTTCGTCAAGATCGCCGATGCGACCGCTCGGTTCCCGAAATCCGAGGTCGAACTCTCCGCGGTCACTGCGCCGACGCTCGTCTTGCACGGCGAACACGTCCCGTCGGCCGTGGCAGACAGCGCCGAGCGATTGGCCGACCAACTTTCGAACGCCGAGGTTACCGTCCGCGTCGTACCCGGCGGTGGACACGCGTCGAACCTCGACAACCCGGAGTTCTTCACAACTGCGTTACGGGAGCTCCTCGCTCGGAGTGAGTTGGTCCAGTAA
- a CDS encoding SLC13 family permease, with amino-acid sequence MTDEQRNDGQSTDRQSNAERSNDRAVAFGVVLGATALTLVVAAAPTPAGLSPNGQRALATALFAAVLWITGALPLPVTALTVPVWLTVLGVSPTLEEPLAGFADPVVFLFLATFVLAAALQKHGLDRRVALRLLGAVGRTPHRIVLGVMVTTAVLSMVISNTATVALMAPVALGIVQQGENASENFQTATMLGVAYAGSIGGIGTLVGTPPNAIVVAALRDAGYEIGFLQWLAVGLPVVVVTLPVAWYVLIRLYPLEDVEVAKRANFGTDEMGTTTPAGRRVAAVFAATAGLWILGGTGALFESVLSPRWYTTLFGGLGPSIVGPGAYQGLTYFVLVGMAAIPVLFLVGGIEWDDVAGIDWGTLILFGGGLSLANALGETGATDWLATLVLGSLGDAPLVVLLGAIVVLTVALSELASNTATAALLAPILIEVGRALGGVAGGLEAAVLLPLTCAIAASYGFALPVATPPNAIVFGTGEVTRGQMLRAGGLLDVLFVFVTTGLVVVLAAVVWPGIV; translated from the coding sequence ATGACCGACGAGCAGAGGAACGACGGACAATCGACCGACCGCCAGTCGAACGCGGAACGGTCGAACGACCGTGCAGTCGCGTTCGGGGTCGTGCTGGGCGCGACCGCACTGACGCTCGTCGTCGCCGCCGCACCGACGCCTGCTGGCCTCTCGCCGAACGGACAGCGAGCGCTCGCGACCGCACTGTTTGCCGCCGTCCTCTGGATTACGGGAGCGCTTCCGCTCCCGGTAACGGCGCTGACCGTCCCAGTGTGGCTGACCGTGCTAGGGGTCTCGCCGACGCTCGAAGAACCGCTCGCAGGGTTCGCTGACCCCGTGGTCTTCCTCTTTCTAGCGACGTTCGTCCTCGCCGCCGCGCTCCAGAAGCACGGACTGGACCGTCGAGTAGCGCTCCGATTGCTCGGCGCAGTCGGGCGGACGCCCCACCGAATCGTCCTCGGCGTGATGGTGACGACTGCCGTGCTGTCGATGGTCATCTCGAACACCGCGACTGTCGCGTTGATGGCCCCCGTCGCGCTAGGAATCGTCCAGCAGGGAGAGAATGCGAGTGAAAACTTCCAGACCGCCACGATGCTCGGCGTCGCCTACGCGGGGAGTATCGGCGGCATCGGCACGCTCGTCGGGACGCCACCGAACGCCATCGTCGTCGCGGCGCTCCGCGACGCGGGCTACGAAATCGGCTTCTTGCAGTGGCTCGCGGTCGGACTCCCTGTCGTCGTCGTGACGCTCCCGGTCGCGTGGTACGTGCTGATTCGACTCTATCCACTGGAAGACGTGGAGGTCGCGAAGAGAGCGAACTTCGGCACTGACGAAATGGGCACGACGACCCCCGCGGGCCGCCGCGTCGCCGCGGTGTTCGCGGCGACGGCAGGACTGTGGATACTGGGCGGTACAGGCGCGCTCTTCGAGAGCGTGCTGTCCCCGCGTTGGTACACCACCCTGTTCGGTGGTCTCGGCCCGTCGATAGTCGGACCCGGCGCGTATCAGGGGCTGACTTACTTCGTCCTCGTCGGCATGGCGGCGATTCCAGTGCTCTTCCTCGTGGGCGGCATCGAGTGGGACGACGTAGCGGGCATCGACTGGGGGACGCTCATCTTGTTCGGCGGCGGTCTCTCGCTGGCGAACGCGCTCGGCGAGACGGGTGCGACCGACTGGTTGGCGACGCTGGTATTGGGGTCACTCGGCGACGCGCCGCTGGTCGTCCTCCTCGGAGCCATCGTCGTGTTGACCGTCGCACTGAGCGAACTCGCCTCGAACACGGCGACTGCCGCACTGCTCGCGCCGATTCTTATCGAGGTCGGACGCGCGCTCGGGGGCGTCGCTGGTGGGTTGGAGGCCGCCGTCCTCCTGCCGCTCACCTGTGCCATCGCCGCGAGTTACGGCTTCGCCTTGCCGGTCGCGACGCCGCCGAACGCTATCGTCTTCGGCACCGGCGAAGTGACGCGCGGCCAGATGCTCCGTGCTGGCGGCCTGCTCGACGTGCTGTTCGTCTTCGTGACGACCGGACTGGTCGTCGTTTTGGCAGCGGTAGTGTGGCCGGGAATCGTCTGA
- the fdhF gene encoding formate dehydrogenase subunit alpha, whose product MVGDDSSGETGRGHVTDEKTICPFCGVGCGVRYDPEQGKGVGWNAPVNRRGELCPKGVAAFDTEGHDQRLTAPLVRNSAGELVEASWSEALDKVESGFREILDSHGPDALAFFASSNCTNEENYLVQKLARALGTNNVDNCSRLCHSSTVAAMTDRFGTGAMTNSIADLPDAEAFLVAGANPAEQHPVIFSSYVAPALKRGATLIHVDPRANATTRYADYHLPVKPGYDIPLLNAMCAVAVRENLADEVFLAERVEGVAEFREWLESVDVDAAAELAGVDPSELRDAAHDYAGVERAAVFTGMGMSQHHCGTANVHALLNLALLTGNVGKRGAGVNPLRGKNNVQGAGDVGALPDTLPGYRDVTDDEGRETISEVWGFEPPKTPGLTEVEATHRFGDEVRGAFVLGENIAATEPNANRVAAQLDSLDLLVVQDIFPTETTAHADVVLPASSWAEKAGTVTNTDRQVQRMRAVAELPGDARRDFELLCELGKRLVGDEISFDYTGPRDVFEELTSVTPIYGGMSYEGIGEGSQQWPFPEDAESGEAVLHRETFGDGSKRARLEPVEHVEPADEVGDDELVLTTGRVLSHYNSGAVTRRSGILTRLRSEDALQIHPDDASARGIDGGDRVVVENDRGRVEAMADVTPAIRRGTVFLTFHFADPLVNRLTGDALDPTAKIPEYKHSAVRVRVESSE is encoded by the coding sequence ATGGTTGGGGACGACAGTAGTGGCGAGACGGGTCGGGGGCACGTCACCGACGAGAAGACCATCTGCCCGTTCTGCGGGGTCGGCTGTGGGGTTCGGTACGACCCAGAGCAGGGGAAGGGCGTCGGCTGGAACGCGCCCGTCAACCGCCGCGGTGAACTCTGTCCGAAGGGCGTGGCGGCGTTCGACACCGAAGGCCACGACCAGCGGTTGACCGCGCCGCTCGTTAGAAATTCTGCAGGCGAACTCGTCGAAGCCTCGTGGAGCGAGGCACTCGACAAAGTAGAGAGTGGGTTTCGTGAAATTCTCGACTCGCACGGCCCTGACGCCCTCGCCTTCTTCGCCTCCTCGAACTGCACCAACGAGGAGAACTACCTCGTCCAGAAACTCGCGCGAGCACTCGGCACGAACAACGTGGACAACTGCTCGCGCCTCTGTCACTCCTCGACGGTCGCCGCGATGACCGACCGCTTCGGCACGGGCGCGATGACCAACAGCATCGCAGACCTGCCCGACGCCGAGGCGTTTCTGGTCGCGGGTGCCAACCCGGCCGAACAACATCCGGTCATCTTCAGTTCCTACGTCGCACCCGCGCTGAAGCGCGGGGCGACGCTGATTCACGTGGACCCGCGGGCGAACGCGACGACGAGGTACGCGGACTACCACCTGCCGGTGAAGCCGGGGTACGACATTCCGCTGTTGAACGCGATGTGCGCTGTGGCGGTGCGCGAAAATCTGGCCGACGAGGTGTTTCTGGCCGAGCGCGTCGAAGGAGTCGCGGAGTTCCGCGAGTGGCTCGAATCGGTGGACGTAGACGCCGCCGCGGAGTTAGCAGGCGTGGACCCGTCCGAGTTGAGAGACGCGGCGCACGACTACGCAGGGGTCGAGCGAGCCGCGGTGTTTACTGGGATGGGAATGAGCCAGCACCACTGCGGCACGGCGAACGTCCACGCGCTGTTGAACCTCGCGCTCCTGACGGGCAACGTCGGCAAGCGCGGTGCGGGGGTCAACCCGCTCCGCGGGAAGAACAACGTGCAGGGTGCTGGCGACGTGGGCGCGCTGCCCGACACCTTGCCGGGGTACCGAGACGTGACCGACGACGAGGGCCGCGAAACAATTTCGGAGGTGTGGGGATTCGAGCCGCCGAAGACGCCGGGACTGACCGAAGTCGAAGCGACCCACCGGTTCGGCGACGAAGTGCGCGGCGCGTTCGTCCTCGGCGAGAACATCGCCGCGACGGAACCGAACGCGAATCGGGTCGCGGCGCAACTCGATTCGCTCGACCTGCTCGTCGTGCAGGACATCTTCCCCACGGAGACGACAGCCCACGCTGACGTAGTGTTGCCCGCGAGTTCGTGGGCCGAGAAAGCGGGGACGGTGACGAACACCGACCGGCAGGTCCAGCGGATGCGCGCCGTCGCGGAGCTGCCCGGTGACGCTCGGCGCGACTTCGAACTGTTGTGCGAACTGGGTAAGCGGCTGGTCGGGGACGAAATCTCGTTCGACTACACTGGACCGAGAGACGTGTTCGAAGAGTTGACCAGCGTCACCCCGATTTACGGCGGGATGAGCTACGAGGGAATCGGCGAGGGGAGCCAACAGTGGCCGTTCCCCGAGGACGCAGAGTCGGGCGAAGCGGTACTCCACCGCGAGACCTTCGGTGACGGGTCGAAACGCGCACGATTGGAACCGGTCGAACACGTCGAACCCGCCGACGAGGTCGGCGACGACGAACTCGTACTGACGACAGGACGAGTCCTCTCACACTACAACAGCGGCGCGGTGACGCGCCGGTCCGGCATCCTTACACGACTCCGGAGCGAGGACGCGCTCCAGATTCACCCCGACGACGCCAGCGCACGAGGCATCGACGGCGGTGACCGAGTGGTCGTGGAGAACGACCGCGGACGCGTCGAGGCGATGGCCGATGTGACGCCAGCGATTCGCCGCGGAACTGTGTTCCTGACCTTCCACTTCGCGGACCCGCTAGTCAATCGACTGACTGGCGACGCGCTGGACCCGACGGCGAAGATTCCCGAGTACAAGCACTCGGCGGTTCGGGTGCGCGTGGAGTCGTCGGAGTGA